A DNA window from Chitinibacter fontanus contains the following coding sequences:
- a CDS encoding M48 family metalloprotease — MKSILLATILGVSICSPVQALDLNKLLTGDNLNKSLSILSNAGDALSTSAKGLSAAQEESLGQSVMANLLGAEPLVNDAKLQRYVNQVGLWVAMQSSQPNLNWRFGVIDSPNINSFAATGGYILITRGLWDRLKTEAELAAVLGHEITHVTRKHHAKSIASAKGQQASSDLIALVVDYNNGKSGGKSLEKLGKAGSEVFIRGLDKNDEYEADINGMVLAARAGYNPYALVSVLQLLGNVSPADSSVALLFSTHPSPKDRLDNIDRVVGDKLEGYADGAETTKRFNQVKR; from the coding sequence ATGAAATCAATTCTTCTCGCCACAATTCTCGGTGTGTCAATCTGCAGCCCAGTACAGGCGCTTGATCTCAACAAGCTGCTTACCGGTGACAACCTCAATAAAAGTTTAAGCATCCTCAGCAATGCTGGCGATGCCTTGTCAACATCGGCCAAAGGTCTGAGTGCCGCGCAAGAGGAATCGCTAGGTCAAAGTGTGATGGCCAATTTATTAGGCGCCGAACCTTTGGTAAATGACGCAAAACTGCAGCGCTATGTCAATCAAGTTGGCTTATGGGTTGCCATGCAATCGAGTCAACCCAATTTGAATTGGCGCTTTGGTGTTATTGATAGCCCGAACATTAATAGTTTTGCGGCTACCGGCGGTTATATTTTAATCACACGCGGCTTATGGGATAGACTGAAAACCGAAGCAGAATTAGCCGCAGTGCTCGGCCATGAAATTACCCACGTAACCCGTAAACACCATGCCAAATCCATTGCCAGCGCCAAAGGACAACAAGCCAGCTCTGACTTAATTGCATTAGTTGTGGATTACAACAACGGCAAATCTGGTGGTAAATCACTCGAAAAATTAGGCAAAGCCGGCTCAGAAGTGTTTATCCGTGGCCTGGATAAAAATGATGAGTATGAAGCAGACATCAACGGCATGGTGTTAGCCGCCCGCGCAGGTTACAACCCATACGCGCTGGTGAGCGTGTTGCAATTACTGGGAAATGTAAGCCCTGCCGATAGCTCGGTGGCATTACTCTTTAGCACCCATCCTTCACCGAAAGATCGACTAGATAATATTGACCGGGTGGTGGGGGATAAGTTGGAGGGTTATGCCGACGGAGCTGAAACCACCAAACGTTTCAATCAGGTAAAGCGCTAA
- the pepP gene encoding Xaa-Pro aminopeptidase encodes MAKPFHLLEVFMQDPTLIETCIARRQQLASQLAPGIVIIPTGQEIIRNADTTYPFRFDSSFYYLTGFTEPDAVFVQIIGEQKTENILFCRPKDEEREIWDGFRFGPAAAANTFGFDAAYSLEELDSKMVELLKNQPRIYYPLAKEMRWDRQINRWLSSVRALVRTGITAPNTVVDIRSELDEMRLIKDRFEAGILRKAGSINAQAHIRAMQFTQPGQFEYQVEAEILHDYYRQGSRFPAYSSIVAGGANACVLHYGENNGQLRDGDLLLIDAGCEVQGYASDITRTFPVNGKFSGEQKAVYEITLAAQYAALEQCRAGSTWNAPHDAATRVLAQGMLDLGLLKGSLTEVLETESYRQFYMHRTGHWMGLDVHDVGAYKVGGQWRELKPGMVMTVEPGFYIRPAANVPKAFENIGIRIEDDVMITETGHENLTASCPKTVAEIEATMAAGH; translated from the coding sequence ATGGCCAAGCCATTCCATTTACTTGAGGTTTTTATGCAAGACCCAACGCTAATTGAAACCTGCATTGCTCGTCGCCAGCAACTAGCTAGCCAGCTCGCTCCCGGCATTGTGATTATTCCAACAGGCCAGGAAATCATTCGCAATGCCGACACCACCTACCCCTTCCGCTTTGACTCTAGTTTTTATTATCTGACCGGGTTTACCGAGCCAGATGCGGTCTTCGTGCAAATCATCGGTGAGCAAAAAACAGAAAACATCCTGTTTTGCCGCCCTAAAGATGAAGAACGTGAAATCTGGGATGGTTTTCGCTTTGGCCCCGCGGCAGCAGCAAACACCTTTGGCTTTGATGCCGCTTATTCTCTGGAGGAACTCGACAGCAAGATGGTCGAGTTGCTAAAAAACCAGCCACGAATTTATTACCCACTCGCCAAAGAAATGCGCTGGGATCGGCAAATCAATCGTTGGCTAAGCAGTGTGCGCGCCCTTGTACGCACTGGCATTACCGCCCCTAATACCGTGGTTGATATTCGCAGCGAACTTGATGAAATGCGCCTCATCAAAGATCGATTTGAGGCAGGTATATTACGCAAAGCAGGATCAATTAATGCACAGGCACATATACGTGCCATGCAATTTACCCAACCCGGCCAATTCGAATATCAAGTCGAGGCTGAAATTCTGCATGATTACTACCGCCAAGGTAGCCGATTCCCAGCCTACAGCAGCATTGTTGCAGGTGGGGCAAATGCATGCGTGCTACATTACGGCGAAAACAACGGTCAGTTGCGCGATGGCGATTTGTTGCTGATTGATGCTGGTTGCGAAGTCCAAGGTTACGCCAGCGATATTACCCGCACCTTCCCAGTCAATGGCAAGTTCAGTGGTGAGCAAAAAGCGGTGTATGAAATCACGCTCGCCGCCCAGTACGCTGCGCTAGAACAGTGCCGTGCGGGTAGCACCTGGAACGCACCACACGATGCGGCCACACGAGTTCTAGCGCAAGGGATGCTTGATTTGGGTTTACTCAAAGGGTCGTTAACCGAAGTACTGGAAACTGAAAGCTACCGCCAGTTTTATATGCACCGCACGGGTCACTGGATGGGGCTCGATGTGCATGATGTCGGTGCATATAAAGTGGGTGGCCAGTGGCGCGAACTTAAACCTGGCATGGTGATGACAGTCGAGCCTGGGTTCTATATTCGTCCGGCAGCGAATGTGCCCAAGGCGTTTGAGAATATTGGCATTCGCATCGAAGACGATGTCATGATTACCGAGACTGGACACGAAAACCTAACTGCCAGCTGCCCGAAAACCGTTGCTGAGATTGAAGCCACCATGGCTGCAGGCCATTAA